The following are encoded in a window of uncultured Sphaerochaeta sp. genomic DNA:
- a CDS encoding major capsid protein, whose amino-acid sequence MPYEYQTLAELTKGLGSPDITNVVDEITRSTTMLSDASFTEATGMLEHQGLRKTSLPDNQWVAIDQGGKSSKGHKELFKDGLGMIESWATARQKEGMIAPDPERLYAEDERDHVTSMSLDVESCLIYGGSQPGQFKGLAPRFDHITEVQDLKNIKAKPQFITLDNGGDVDEEMSSIFMIVWGAGATNMLTPRYAANKGIQITKFPWQVIVENGEKFAQRETQFLMSTGLSLMNRFAALRIANIDTSDSALATSMPKLKKNLFKAFTLLPKQFKSRVRIYAPGSVLAGLNDYYAGLVQPVTYENAIPTNAIGDVRFDRFIIRQCESMLDAGEAVVDGGAAA is encoded by the coding sequence ATGCCTTACGAATATCAGACTTTAGCGGAGCTGACCAAGGGTCTTGGTTCTCCCGATATCACCAATGTGGTTGACGAGATTACTCGCTCCACTACCATGCTTTCCGATGCTTCCTTCACCGAGGCAACCGGAATGCTCGAACACCAAGGATTGAGAAAGACCAGCCTGCCCGACAACCAGTGGGTTGCAATTGACCAAGGCGGTAAATCCAGCAAGGGACACAAGGAATTGTTCAAGGACGGGCTTGGCATGATTGAATCTTGGGCTACTGCACGTCAGAAGGAAGGCATGATCGCTCCTGATCCGGAGAGGCTCTACGCAGAGGACGAGAGAGACCACGTGACTTCAATGTCCCTCGATGTTGAGTCATGTCTCATCTACGGTGGCTCCCAGCCTGGTCAGTTCAAGGGACTCGCCCCACGGTTCGACCACATCACTGAGGTACAAGACCTGAAGAACATCAAGGCAAAGCCCCAGTTCATCACCTTGGACAATGGTGGAGATGTTGATGAGGAAATGTCCTCCATCTTCATGATTGTATGGGGTGCAGGGGCAACCAACATGCTCACTCCTCGCTATGCAGCGAACAAGGGAATCCAGATTACCAAGTTCCCTTGGCAGGTGATTGTTGAGAACGGTGAGAAGTTCGCACAGAGGGAGACCCAGTTCCTCATGAGTACCGGTCTTTCGCTCATGAACCGCTTTGCGGCCTTGCGTATCGCAAATATCGACACCAGTGACAGCGCACTTGCCACTTCCATGCCGAAGCTCAAGAAGAACCTGTTTAAGGCCTTTACCTTGCTTCCCAAGCAGTTCAAGAGCCGAGTACGCATCTACGCCCCTGGTTCGGTTCTCGCTGGATTGAACGACTACTATGCCGGTCTGGTTCAGCCTGTCACCTACGAAAACGCCATTCCGACCAACGCCATTGGTGATGTTCGGTTTGACAGATTCATCATTCGTCAGTGTGAATCCATGCTTGATGCAGGTGAAGCTGTCGTTGATGGCGGCGCAGCAGCATAA
- a CDS encoding terminase small subunit, with the protein MEDHEDVNLTELTTYQLKFIDEYMKCGNKRQAMLNAGYKGKGKRSTVTSSAAKLYNVPKVKAEIERRRRALAEENMIDSKAIVNRLSKMFNGELSSQFVTKKGDVIDVPITFKNQIEAAKVLVNILGIAEQNNKPKEEKPVTQKLAEDLEEMSKMFLEQSKKTAVEVKGIPEPEKKGKA; encoded by the coding sequence ATGGAAGACCATGAAGATGTCAATCTGACTGAGCTGACTACCTACCAGTTGAAGTTCATAGATGAATACATGAAGTGTGGAAACAAGCGTCAGGCGATGCTCAATGCCGGTTACAAGGGCAAGGGTAAGCGTTCCACAGTGACCAGCAGCGCAGCAAAGCTCTACAACGTACCAAAGGTAAAGGCTGAGATCGAACGCAGACGCAGGGCACTGGCTGAGGAGAACATGATTGACTCCAAGGCAATAGTGAATCGTCTTTCCAAGATGTTCAACGGAGAGCTGTCCAGTCAGTTTGTTACCAAGAAGGGCGATGTAATCGATGTTCCTATCACGTTCAAGAACCAGATCGAAGCTGCAAAGGTGTTGGTGAATATCCTCGGCATTGCTGAGCAGAACAACAAGCCCAAAGAAGAGAAGCCTGTCACACAGAAGCTTGCTGAAGACCTTGAGGAAATGTCCAAGATGTTCCTTGAGCAGAGCAAGAAGACTGCAGTCGAGGTCAAGGGTATCCCTGAGCCTGAGAAAAAGGGCAAGGCATGA
- a CDS encoding portal protein — protein sequence MNTVTVGLDNGSLDYLGRREPVKKQGNDPLAKAIASKWSRMKTIRQKSEALRWEACAYVQHRMNEFSDNNNPIKPVKLYNTAGILAFDTFINGYHGNLITPSMRWFKLTLIGENYEDSDTIHGANDYLEISENQMYAELNKTNFYPMDKLATKDAAVQGTSAEWVYDDVEDGLCVFETIAPWDFWIDKNHRGKVDTIFIRFTMTASDALDRFGDRTPKDIRRDVETDAGHTEHEFVLAIYPRKKLRSERGKVLISTEKPYAAVTYYPTDDCIVEESGYDEFPVAVHVFEPDGTSVYGKGLVMKYITELKRLNSMSRDELEAIQKVAKPPMAIPESLKGRFSSDPGARNYVGNSEQRPEIIQTVQDIGWVSNEIKELEDKIGRLFFNDLFNYLMRQDKVLTATQTQAIKSEELALLASILGTTQYMKINPIVKRVFRIMAKGNRLPKPPKEMLRVKNALMKIELDGPLAKNVKMFAMQDGLQASLEWLQALHAMQMTTALDNLDTDVFVRKALTAAGLPQSALRELADVAKMRQQKAQMVQQQQQMQQAQQASEIQRNMNGQGNLNNAAGMN from the coding sequence ATGAATACTGTGACTGTAGGTCTCGACAACGGATCGCTTGACTATCTGGGCCGCCGAGAACCGGTAAAAAAACAAGGTAATGACCCGCTTGCAAAGGCGATTGCTTCCAAATGGAGCAGGATGAAGACCATTCGTCAGAAATCCGAGGCACTCCGTTGGGAGGCTTGTGCATACGTACAGCACAGGATGAATGAATTCTCCGACAACAATAACCCAATCAAGCCGGTGAAGCTCTACAACACCGCTGGGATACTTGCCTTTGATACCTTCATCAACGGTTATCATGGAAATCTTATTACCCCTTCCATGCGTTGGTTCAAACTCACCCTCATCGGTGAGAATTACGAGGACTCCGACACCATCCACGGTGCGAACGACTATCTTGAAATCTCCGAGAACCAGATGTATGCGGAGCTGAACAAGACCAACTTCTACCCGATGGACAAGCTTGCCACCAAGGACGCTGCAGTACAGGGTACTTCTGCTGAATGGGTGTATGACGATGTTGAGGACGGACTTTGCGTATTCGAGACCATCGCTCCGTGGGACTTCTGGATAGACAAGAACCACAGGGGGAAGGTTGATACCATCTTCATCCGTTTCACCATGACAGCCTCCGATGCCCTTGACCGATTTGGGGACAGGACTCCGAAGGATATCAGGCGTGACGTTGAAACCGATGCTGGACACACCGAACATGAGTTCGTTTTGGCAATCTACCCCAGAAAAAAGCTCCGGAGTGAACGAGGAAAGGTGCTTATCTCCACAGAGAAGCCTTATGCCGCAGTCACTTACTACCCCACCGATGATTGTATCGTTGAAGAATCCGGTTATGACGAGTTTCCGGTAGCTGTACACGTATTTGAACCAGATGGCACTTCCGTTTATGGCAAGGGTCTGGTAATGAAATACATCACAGAGCTGAAGAGACTCAATTCCATGTCGAGGGACGAGCTTGAGGCAATCCAGAAGGTTGCAAAGCCTCCAATGGCAATACCGGAATCCCTCAAGGGTAGGTTTTCTTCCGACCCAGGGGCACGAAACTATGTAGGAAACAGCGAACAGAGACCGGAAATCATCCAGACGGTACAGGATATCGGATGGGTGAGCAATGAGATCAAGGAGCTTGAGGATAAAATCGGGAGACTGTTCTTCAATGACCTCTTCAACTATCTCATGCGGCAGGACAAGGTACTCACCGCTACACAGACACAGGCAATCAAGAGTGAGGAACTTGCACTTCTCGCTTCCATCCTTGGTACGACCCAGTACATGAAGATAAACCCCATCGTAAAAAGGGTGTTCAGAATCATGGCAAAGGGAAACAGGTTGCCAAAACCTCCCAAGGAAATGCTCAGGGTAAAGAACGCACTCATGAAAATCGAGCTGGACGGGCCTCTTGCGAAGAACGTGAAGATGTTCGCCATGCAGGATGGACTGCAAGCCTCCCTTGAATGGTTGCAAGCCCTCCATGCAATGCAAATGACCACTGCTCTGGACAACCTTGATACCGATGTATTTGTACGGAAGGCACTCACTGCAGCCGGACTCCCACAGTCTGCTCTCAGGGAACTTGCCGATGTAGCCAAGATGCGCCAGCAAAAGGCACAGATGGTCCAGCAGCAACAGCAGATGCAACAGGCACAACAGGCTTCGGAGATACAGAGAAACATGAATGGGCAGGGAAACCTCAATAATGCGGCAGGTATGAACTGA